A single region of the Pseudalkalibacillus berkeleyi genome encodes:
- a CDS encoding small multi-drug export protein, with protein sequence MFLSYLFVFILAAIPLFELVIVIPLAVIGGMSPLMTAILAFLGNALTVVLLIIFVDHVKEWMRKRKHKQNRMQHVKQEEYITTEANAEGMEESKKGKRARALFDKYGLPGLTIIGPFFVGSHISAFMGMSFGSNRKVVTSWMMTSLILWTMIMAVASSYGVTFFIPDVEEDGFVMRLFNN encoded by the coding sequence ATGTTTTTATCTTATCTGTTTGTGTTTATCTTGGCAGCGATTCCGTTATTTGAACTTGTTATTGTGATTCCATTAGCTGTCATCGGGGGCATGTCTCCATTAATGACAGCGATACTTGCCTTTTTAGGAAATGCACTGACAGTGGTTCTGTTAATTATTTTTGTAGATCATGTAAAGGAATGGATGAGAAAGCGAAAACATAAACAAAATCGCATGCAACATGTTAAGCAAGAGGAATATATTACGACAGAAGCTAACGCCGAAGGAATGGAAGAGTCGAAAAAAGGTAAACGTGCCAGAGCGCTTTTTGATAAGTATGGTTTACCTGGATTAACAATTATTGGCCCTTTTTTTGTCGGCTCTCATATTTCAGCGTTTATGGGTATGAGCTTCGGTTCTAATAGGAAGGTAGTAACCAGCTGGATGATGACTAGTTTAATTCTTTGGACAATGATTATGGCTGTAGCTTCAAGTTATGGAGTCACCTTTTTTATCCCTGATGTTGAAGAAGATGGTTTCGTAATGCGTCTGTTCAACAACTAG
- a CDS encoding helix-turn-helix transcriptional regulator: MLINRVKELRARHSYTQSDLGELVKASRQTIGMIEKGDYAPSVLLALKIAKALRVDLEEVFWIEGEDE, translated from the coding sequence ATGCTGATTAATCGAGTTAAGGAATTAAGAGCAAGACATAGTTATACTCAATCTGATTTAGGTGAATTAGTTAAAGCCTCACGCCAAACCATTGGCATGATTGAAAAAGGTGACTATGCCCCTTCCGTTCTATTAGCGTTGAAAATTGCTAAAGCGCTACGTGTCGATCTAGAGGAAGTGTTTTGGATAGAGGGGGAGGATGAATAA
- a CDS encoding acyl-CoA dehydrogenase family protein — MNFFLEDPNFRFVLDYYLDDTLKDWAYKELEQFGGHCGSEIDERAVHTDREGQPKLIKFDRHGNDISHIWLNEGYKKTVEQVYNKGIVGYIHKEIPELNQKGNYIYSYAQGYLLSQTEAGFYCPVTLTMATSYLIDHYADEELKKKFLPHVLSTGETELYEGATFLTERQGGSDVGANETIAVKEGDHYRLTGEKYFASNAGACGVATVLARIEGAPSGTKGLSLFLVPWKQEDGVLNHIKIRRLKDKLGVRAVPSAEVEFEGAKAYLIGKADQGFHYMMEALNLSRVCNAVASVGIMRRATHESKKYAFQRDAFGKKLANYPMIKETLVNMTVRQEVQLGGLFRLIALFDQVMGKNGAKVTDEEKILHRLLIALVKMRTAEEAVQFSHEAIEMHGGNGYIEDFVTPRLLRDAQVLTVWEGTANILGLEVLRLLNKYNGELIFRSHMDELIGTLPNHVEPYVQPVMNGLEKLDEYIHLLKKYSPEMQTYYAKPIANLMADIYLCVSALLEAKLGGERKILIARQFSKLIWNHEKVDKDVLPVQFFDVFMNPATRSSESQKSK; from the coding sequence TTGAATTTTTTTCTTGAAGATCCGAATTTTCGTTTTGTTTTAGATTATTATTTGGACGATACATTGAAAGACTGGGCATATAAAGAGCTAGAACAGTTTGGTGGACATTGCGGTTCTGAAATTGATGAACGTGCGGTCCACACAGACCGTGAAGGACAACCTAAACTGATTAAATTCGATCGTCACGGGAATGATATTTCACACATTTGGTTGAATGAAGGGTATAAAAAGACGGTTGAACAAGTTTATAACAAAGGAATCGTTGGTTATATCCATAAAGAAATTCCCGAACTGAATCAGAAAGGGAACTATATTTATTCTTACGCACAAGGGTATCTGCTCTCGCAAACTGAGGCTGGGTTCTACTGTCCAGTGACATTGACGATGGCAACTTCCTACTTGATCGACCACTATGCGGATGAAGAATTGAAGAAGAAGTTTCTACCTCACGTGCTTTCAACAGGAGAAACTGAACTTTATGAAGGGGCGACATTTTTAACAGAACGTCAAGGTGGATCAGATGTAGGAGCGAATGAAACGATTGCAGTTAAAGAAGGCGATCACTATCGTTTGACAGGTGAAAAATATTTTGCCAGTAATGCTGGTGCCTGTGGAGTTGCGACTGTCCTTGCCCGAATAGAAGGAGCCCCATCTGGAACGAAGGGTTTGAGTTTGTTCTTGGTCCCTTGGAAACAGGAAGACGGTGTACTTAATCATATTAAAATAAGACGGTTGAAGGATAAGCTTGGGGTTAGGGCAGTTCCTTCTGCAGAGGTTGAGTTTGAAGGAGCGAAAGCGTACTTGATCGGAAAGGCAGATCAAGGTTTTCATTACATGATGGAAGCATTAAACCTTTCTCGTGTCTGTAATGCAGTTGCTTCTGTCGGAATCATGAGAAGGGCGACACATGAGTCGAAGAAATATGCTTTTCAACGCGATGCATTTGGAAAGAAGTTAGCTAATTATCCGATGATTAAAGAAACACTTGTAAACATGACAGTTAGACAAGAAGTACAACTTGGTGGTCTATTTCGTTTAATTGCCCTATTTGATCAAGTTATGGGAAAGAATGGCGCAAAGGTAACAGATGAAGAGAAAATTCTCCATCGTCTCTTAATTGCATTAGTAAAAATGAGGACGGCAGAAGAAGCTGTACAATTTTCCCATGAAGCAATTGAAATGCATGGAGGGAACGGATACATTGAGGACTTTGTCACACCTCGTCTACTAAGGGATGCGCAAGTCCTCACTGTTTGGGAAGGTACTGCGAATATTCTAGGGCTAGAAGTGCTGCGCTTGTTAAACAAATACAATGGAGAGCTCATCTTCAGGTCCCATATGGATGAATTGATAGGAACTCTTCCAAATCATGTTGAACCTTACGTACAACCTGTTATGAATGGGTTAGAAAAACTTGATGAATACATCCATCTCTTGAAGAAGTATAGTCCAGAAATGCAGACGTATTACGCGAAGCCGATTGCAAACCTTATGGCAGATATCTATTTATGTGTTTCAGCTCTATTAGAGGCTAAATTAGGTGGAGAGCGGAAAATATTGATTGCCCGACAGTTTTCTAAGTTGATTTGGAATCATGAAAAAGTAGATAAAGATGTATTACCTGTACAGTTTTTTGATGTATTCATGAATCCAGCTACAAGGTCATCTGAAAGTCAAAAATCAAAGTGA
- a CDS encoding VOC family protein: MEKTSHVTLSQIGQINLNVRDMDKAVAFYKDTLGMKLLFAMENMAFFNCDGVKLMLSLPENDQFDHPGSVIYFNTEDIMQAYKQFKSNGVSFVDQPHMIADMGSHEVWMAFFKDLDDNTLALMSEVAK, translated from the coding sequence ATGGAGAAAACGAGTCACGTCACATTAAGTCAAATTGGACAAATTAACCTGAATGTAAGAGATATGGACAAGGCAGTTGCTTTTTACAAGGATACGCTTGGAATGAAGCTATTGTTTGCAATGGAAAACATGGCATTTTTCAATTGTGATGGTGTGAAATTGATGTTGTCACTACCAGAGAACGATCAGTTTGACCACCCTGGATCTGTTATATACTTCAACACAGAAGATATCATGCAAGCTTATAAACAATTCAAAAGTAACGGCGTTTCTTTCGTTGATCAACCACATATGATTGCTGACATGGGGAGTCACGAAGTTTGGATGGCATTCTTCAAAGACTTAGATGACAATACCCTCGCATTGATGAGTGAAGTAGCTAAGTAA
- a CDS encoding zinc-dependent metalloprotease produces the protein MSLALSVALVPGITEAKDAGKDVSQPKIEVLPKAKENMNDRSMKPAKVESDSNATILDEKGKEVGKRSFKSNTRSKDTMMQAAAATRVVTVLAVADEEYRAQYSDWQTRIQNAVESADNAFYRDHNIDFQVKALGNWSSQGSNASAILSDLSNDWSGYSYDFVVGFTRDANFDAGGIAYVYSSAPSGSAFSVNLDQGTTNTWHAAQHEFSHNFGLGHDPQGSGIRCIMNYDYSYSVDYWDQDHDNQIEQNEYWYGN, from the coding sequence ATGTCACTCGCACTGTCTGTTGCACTTGTTCCAGGAATTACTGAAGCAAAAGATGCAGGTAAAGATGTAAGCCAGCCAAAGATCGAAGTCCTACCTAAAGCAAAAGAGAACATGAATGACAGAAGCATGAAGCCTGCGAAGGTAGAATCAGATTCAAATGCAACAATCTTGGACGAAAAAGGAAAAGAAGTTGGAAAGCGGTCATTCAAAAGCAATACTCGTTCAAAAGACACGATGATGCAAGCGGCAGCTGCAACTAGAGTCGTGACGGTATTGGCAGTTGCTGATGAAGAATATAGAGCACAATATAGCGATTGGCAAACACGTATCCAAAATGCTGTTGAAAGTGCTGACAATGCGTTCTATCGTGATCACAACATTGATTTCCAAGTAAAAGCATTAGGAAACTGGTCTTCTCAAGGTAGCAATGCTTCAGCTATCTTATCTGACCTCAGTAATGATTGGTCTGGCTATTCTTATGACTTTGTAGTCGGATTTACAAGAGATGCTAATTTCGATGCTGGAGGAATTGCTTACGTTTATTCATCAGCTCCAAGCGGAAGTGCTTTTAGTGTAAACTTGGATCAAGGTACAACAAACACTTGGCATGCTGCACAACACGAATTCTCACATAACTTTGGTCTTGGACATGATCCACAAGGTAGTGGAATTCGATGCATCATGAATTATGACTACTCTTATAGCGTAGATTACTGGGATCAAGATCATGACAATCAAATTGAACAAAATGAATACTGGTATGGAAACTAA
- a CDS encoding BCCT family transporter, giving the protein MDKKNGIIDWPTFIGAFVLLLSVTVPLILFPKQGEAVLSMMNTFVTGNFGVLYLVFGLGTLIFLIYVAFSKYGKIQMGKDIKPEFSNFSWAAMLFCAGIGSSVLYWGTIEWAYYYTSPPLGVEPNSTEAIQWASSYGIFHWGPVAWAIYCLPALPIAYFYYVRKKPVLKISEACRPLIGKRADGPLGKVIDILFIFGLLGGAGTTLALGTPLIAAGLNNMFGWEETLSLKTYILVICTVIFAISAYSGLKKGIRVLSDVNLWLTFLLLGFVLIVGPTVFLTETTINSIGLIADNFFHMATWTEPFNNMGPFEKTSFPEYWTVFYWAWWLVYAPFIGLFIAKISRGRTVKQMILGTILYGTLGCVLYFGLLGNYGLYLELSGQFSVVDVLNNEGAPAAIMGTLEQLPLDWIVIPVFIVLAIIFLATTFDSGSYILAAVVQNYVEDEPVKWNRLFWAFALSFLPLILMYIGGLSSLQTASIIGGFPLLIIMTMLAISFIKAADHDMLMAKKKKEQKKAS; this is encoded by the coding sequence GTGGATAAGAAAAACGGGATTATAGATTGGCCAACATTTATTGGCGCATTCGTCTTATTACTATCAGTTACCGTTCCATTAATTTTGTTCCCAAAACAGGGTGAAGCGGTTCTAAGTATGATGAACACCTTCGTCACTGGCAATTTCGGTGTACTTTACCTTGTATTTGGTTTAGGTACACTCATTTTTCTCATATATGTTGCATTTAGTAAATATGGAAAAATTCAAATGGGAAAAGATATCAAGCCTGAATTCTCAAATTTTTCATGGGCAGCGATGCTTTTCTGTGCAGGAATTGGATCTAGTGTTTTATATTGGGGGACGATTGAGTGGGCATACTATTACACTTCTCCACCATTAGGAGTAGAGCCGAATTCCACTGAAGCGATTCAATGGGCATCTTCTTATGGAATCTTTCATTGGGGTCCGGTTGCGTGGGCAATTTACTGCCTACCTGCCTTACCAATAGCCTATTTCTATTATGTACGTAAAAAGCCAGTTTTGAAAATCAGTGAAGCTTGCCGACCATTAATTGGTAAACGCGCTGATGGTCCTTTAGGGAAAGTCATTGATATTCTATTTATCTTTGGTTTATTAGGAGGAGCAGGAACGACGCTTGCCCTCGGTACACCACTCATTGCAGCAGGATTGAACAACATGTTTGGTTGGGAAGAAACGCTTTCTTTGAAAACGTATATCCTAGTCATTTGTACAGTTATCTTTGCAATTAGTGCCTATTCTGGTCTTAAGAAAGGAATACGAGTACTGAGTGACGTGAACCTATGGTTGACATTCCTATTACTTGGATTCGTATTAATCGTTGGTCCGACTGTATTCTTAACAGAAACGACGATTAATAGTATTGGTTTAATAGCAGATAACTTTTTCCATATGGCTACATGGACAGAGCCATTCAATAATATGGGACCGTTTGAGAAAACCAGCTTCCCAGAATATTGGACAGTCTTTTATTGGGCTTGGTGGCTTGTATATGCTCCGTTCATCGGGTTGTTCATCGCAAAAATTTCTCGTGGCCGTACGGTAAAACAAATGATTTTAGGTACAATTTTGTATGGTACACTCGGTTGTGTATTGTACTTTGGACTACTAGGAAACTACGGACTATATTTAGAGCTAAGTGGACAATTCTCTGTTGTTGATGTCTTGAACAACGAAGGTGCACCAGCAGCAATCATGGGAACATTAGAGCAGCTTCCATTGGATTGGATTGTCATTCCGGTCTTTATCGTTCTAGCCATTATTTTCTTAGCAACGACATTTGATTCTGGTTCTTACATTCTAGCAGCTGTCGTTCAAAATTATGTAGAGGATGAGCCAGTGAAATGGAACCGTTTATTCTGGGCATTCGCACTATCCTTCCTACCACTCATTTTGATGTATATCGGAGGACTTTCGAGTCTTCAGACAGCAAGTATTATTGGAGGATTTCCACTCTTGATCATCATGACGATGCTTGCGATCTCCTTCATTAAAGCTGCAGACCACGATATGCTCATGGCGAAAAAGAAGAAAGAACAAAAGAAAGCTAGCTAA
- a CDS encoding GNAT family N-acetyltransferase, which yields MSDIHMQGEKVILRDLRLEDLDDLFYWEYEATDREHLRWNGPYYKRPIMTREEYKQLFKSKFDTILAGETRQILVIEVHGRLIGTVNWYWEDEVTNWLSNGIVIFDSRYWSGGYGTEAFTLWTDYIFKNIDVIRVGISTWSGNERMMKLATKVGMIEEARIRKARIVEGEYYDAIKMGVLREEWEERYTN from the coding sequence ATGTCAGATATACATATGCAAGGTGAAAAAGTTATTTTAAGAGATTTAAGGTTGGAGGATCTTGATGACCTTTTTTATTGGGAATATGAAGCGACTGATCGTGAACATTTAAGATGGAACGGACCATATTATAAGCGACCAATAATGACGAGAGAAGAATACAAACAGCTTTTCAAATCCAAATTTGATACGATATTGGCTGGTGAAACGAGACAGATTCTTGTTATTGAAGTACATGGGCGATTGATTGGAACCGTCAACTGGTACTGGGAAGATGAAGTGACGAACTGGTTAAGCAACGGCATTGTCATTTTCGATTCAAGATATTGGTCCGGTGGTTATGGAACTGAAGCATTTACATTATGGACAGATTATATTTTTAAAAATATTGATGTTATAAGAGTTGGGATTTCTACTTGGTCAGGAAACGAAAGAATGATGAAGCTTGCCACAAAGGTTGGCATGATTGAAGAAGCTCGCATTCGAAAAGCACGTATAGTTGAAGGAGAATATTATGATGCAATAAAAATGGGCGTCTTAAGAGAAGAGTGGGAAGAAAGATATACAAATTAA
- a CDS encoding VLRF1 family aeRF1-type release factor, whose protein sequence is MRFSEKLKELKSKKAEGSQKILSLYLNTDRSSPDQQGGEWKIKLKNGLNKFEEYIEEMGDHDELKGYRDLKDKVYNKITGRERELKRSVVLFATPDESVWIMEDLQVPIETSFHWENTPVLDQLEELQSHYPYSGIIVIQKEDATVLETEMGVLVDEYHYSFDPDIDDWREHQGPMAASITGSDTNKKDEFQERFEANQQRWLKNLGSKITKKAKKNNWNETYLMGEKGYLNEFDKHFPIKETKKTGKNPSKIEASKIIDQVLAG, encoded by the coding sequence ATGAGATTCTCCGAAAAACTTAAGGAATTAAAAAGCAAAAAAGCTGAAGGTTCACAAAAAATTTTATCACTATACTTAAATACAGACCGAAGTAGCCCTGATCAACAAGGTGGCGAATGGAAAATCAAATTAAAGAATGGGCTCAATAAATTTGAAGAATATATTGAAGAAATGGGTGACCATGATGAGCTGAAGGGTTACCGTGACTTGAAAGACAAAGTTTACAACAAAATTACTGGTAGAGAGCGCGAATTGAAACGCAGTGTAGTCTTGTTCGCTACCCCTGATGAAAGTGTTTGGATCATGGAAGACTTACAAGTACCGATTGAAACGTCCTTCCATTGGGAAAATACCCCTGTACTTGATCAATTAGAAGAACTGCAATCTCATTATCCATATAGTGGGATCATCGTCATTCAGAAAGAAGACGCTACTGTACTTGAAACAGAAATGGGTGTCCTCGTTGATGAATACCACTATTCCTTCGATCCAGACATAGACGATTGGAGAGAACATCAAGGACCAATGGCTGCATCAATAACAGGTTCAGATACCAATAAGAAGGATGAATTTCAAGAAAGATTTGAAGCCAATCAGCAAAGATGGCTGAAGAATTTAGGTTCAAAAATTACGAAAAAGGCAAAGAAGAACAATTGGAATGAAACCTACCTAATGGGAGAAAAAGGATATCTGAATGAATTTGATAAACACTTCCCAATTAAGGAAACGAAAAAGACTGGGAAAAACCCAAGTAAAATAGAAGCTTCTAAAATTATTGACCAAGTTTTAGCAGGTTAA
- a CDS encoding L,D-transpeptidase, whose amino-acid sequence MVLWIDVALQKHRLKLFDHTKLLKSYPIAIGKMLTPTPTGEYSIINKQPNPGGPFGTMWMGLSRPHYGIHGTNNPSSIGKNVSKGCIRMYNKDVNELAALVPLGTNVWIHD is encoded by the coding sequence ATGGTTCTCTGGATTGATGTAGCACTTCAAAAACACCGATTAAAGTTGTTCGATCATACTAAACTTTTAAAGAGTTATCCAATTGCTATAGGAAAGATGCTTACACCAACTCCGACGGGTGAATACTCAATTATTAATAAACAACCAAATCCAGGAGGTCCATTCGGAACGATGTGGATGGGATTATCTAGACCACATTATGGAATCCATGGGACCAACAATCCATCTTCTATCGGTAAGAATGTATCTAAAGGTTGTATTCGAATGTACAATAAAGATGTAAATGAGTTAGCCGCCCTCGTCCCGCTTGGAACGAATGTCTGGATTCATGATTAA
- the kynA gene encoding tryptophan 2,3-dioxygenase, with amino-acid sequence MGNNNEEGKEKYVSEKGIHTDFTKNMTYGEYLQLDQLLSSQTRLSGHHDEMLFIVIHQVSELWMKMILHELNAAIDSIKKSELQPAFKMLARVSKVQSQIIQAWDVLSTLTPSEYLEFRDSLGQASGFQSYQYRMIEFALGYKTPHVLEIYKKDPELHEKLKEAFEAPSIYDVAIQELSNAGFKINPALLNRDFSETYEGDSTVKEAWVEVYRNVDDYWNLYQLAEKLVDIEDWLQQWRFRHMKTVERIIGHKMGTGGSSGVSYLKRVLDHRFFPELWDIRTEL; translated from the coding sequence ATGGGAAACAATAACGAAGAAGGCAAAGAGAAATATGTATCGGAAAAAGGGATCCATACAGATTTTACGAAGAACATGACATACGGAGAATACCTTCAACTCGATCAACTTCTATCTAGTCAAACGAGATTATCTGGACACCACGATGAGATGCTCTTTATCGTCATCCATCAAGTGAGTGAGCTTTGGATGAAGATGATCTTACATGAGTTGAATGCTGCAATCGACTCCATTAAGAAAAGTGAGTTACAACCAGCTTTTAAAATGCTCGCTCGTGTCTCGAAGGTTCAATCACAAATCATCCAAGCTTGGGATGTACTTTCTACATTAACACCGTCTGAATACCTTGAATTTCGTGATAGTCTTGGACAAGCTTCAGGGTTCCAGTCGTATCAATACAGAATGATAGAATTTGCATTAGGCTATAAGACACCGCATGTGCTTGAAATTTATAAAAAAGATCCAGAGCTGCATGAAAAGTTGAAAGAGGCTTTTGAAGCACCTAGTATTTATGATGTGGCCATTCAAGAGTTGTCCAATGCCGGATTTAAGATTAATCCAGCGCTGTTAAATCGCGATTTCTCTGAAACATATGAGGGTGATTCAACGGTTAAAGAAGCATGGGTAGAGGTATACCGCAATGTGGATGATTATTGGAACCTGTATCAATTAGCTGAAAAATTAGTCGACATTGAAGACTGGCTTCAGCAATGGCGATTCCGTCACATGAAGACAGTTGAACGGATTATCGGACATAAGATGGGAACAGGCGGATCATCAGGCGTTTCATATTTAAAGCGAGTCTTGGACCACCGTTTCTTCCCAGAGCTTTGGGATATTCGAACAGAACTATAA
- the kynU gene encoding kynureninase, with product MGTQSFDHSKAYALKLDQQDELASFKNEFHVKEDSIYLIGNSLGLLSKRAEGALTDLLESWKELGIDGWTEGDTPWFYLSEQLGGMLAPLVGAKAEEVIATGSTTVNLHQLVSTFYHPEGKKTKILADELTFPSDIFALQSQLKLKGYDPDEHLVQVKSRDGRIVDEQDIIDSMSEEIALIMLPSVMYRSGQVLDMERLTEEAHNRGITIGFDLCHSIGALPHSLSEWGADFAFWCNYKYVNAGPGSVAGIYVNEKHLGKAPGLAGWFSSDKSKQFDMDHQLTPADTAGAYQIGTPHMLSLAPLKGSLEIFAEAGIERIRKKSLQLTQYMMDLVEHDLKDYGFNIGNPIEDHRRGGHVYLEHPEAARICKALKMNKVIPDFRNPNGIRLTPTALYNSFEDVWNAIQILKKIMDDEQYKQFENKRGVVA from the coding sequence ATGGGTACTCAGTCTTTTGATCATTCCAAAGCGTATGCGTTAAAACTCGATCAACAAGATGAATTAGCTTCCTTTAAGAACGAATTCCATGTAAAGGAAGATTCAATCTATTTAATTGGGAATTCACTTGGCTTGTTATCTAAACGTGCAGAAGGTGCGCTTACGGATCTGTTAGAGTCTTGGAAAGAACTAGGTATTGATGGTTGGACGGAAGGAGACACACCTTGGTTTTACTTATCTGAACAACTTGGTGGTATGCTAGCACCGCTTGTTGGTGCTAAAGCTGAAGAAGTCATCGCAACCGGATCAACGACGGTTAATTTACACCAGCTTGTTTCGACTTTCTACCATCCAGAAGGGAAGAAGACGAAAATCTTAGCGGATGAACTAACGTTTCCATCAGACATTTTCGCACTGCAAAGTCAATTGAAATTGAAAGGCTATGACCCAGATGAACATCTCGTACAAGTGAAAAGCCGAGATGGAAGAATAGTAGATGAACAGGATATTATCGATTCAATGAGTGAAGAGATTGCACTGATTATGCTACCGAGTGTTATGTATAGAAGTGGTCAAGTGTTAGATATGGAAAGGTTGACTGAAGAAGCTCATAACAGGGGAATTACGATTGGCTTCGATCTATGTCATTCTATTGGAGCATTGCCGCATTCTTTGAGTGAATGGGGAGCGGACTTTGCTTTTTGGTGCAATTATAAATATGTAAATGCAGGACCTGGTTCAGTTGCAGGTATTTACGTAAATGAGAAGCATCTTGGAAAAGCACCTGGACTTGCAGGTTGGTTCAGTTCAGACAAAAGTAAACAATTTGATATGGACCATCAGCTCACACCGGCTGATACTGCAGGCGCATACCAAATCGGGACGCCTCACATGCTAAGCCTGGCTCCATTGAAAGGTTCTTTAGAAATCTTTGCAGAAGCAGGTATTGAGCGAATTCGCAAAAAGTCACTTCAGCTCACACAATATATGATGGACCTCGTTGAGCACGATTTGAAAGACTATGGTTTTAATATCGGAAATCCGATAGAAGATCATCGTCGAGGTGGTCATGTATATTTAGAACATCCAGAAGCGGCTCGTATATGTAAAGCATTAAAGATGAATAAAGTCATTCCTGATTTTAGGAATCCAAATGGCATTCGATTGACGCCAACGGCATTATACAATTCGTTTGAAGATGTATGGAATGCGATTCAAATTCTGAAAAAGATCATGGATGATGAACAATATAAGCAGTTTGAAAATAAACGCGGAGTGGTCGCTTAA